The segment GGTTCAAATATATTTTCACCGTCTGGCTCAAATATAACGAGGTCACAGCCAAATAAATAGAGGAAGTATAAGAAATACACTTCACTTTCTTTTGCAGGACCATACCACAGTATGCGCGGCATCGAAGACTCAAAGGGTTCTTGCTCTAGCCATAATGGGAAAAAATGATTGGACCACTTTACAAAATCTAAAAAGATCCGTTGTAGCTGATTACTAACGAGACCTGGATAGCGCACTTGTATAAGCTCTAGCCAACTTTGTAATGTGTTCACAAAATGATTTCGGTACGGTGTATTCATCAGGGGCAATAATTGTTTCCCTGCAAAAAACGCCATAAAGCGATTAATTGAAATCGGATTTTCACGATGCATTTGCAAAATATTCACAATTTCTGTGCGCATCTGAGGATCAATTACTTTCGGCATATTATGAAAAAGTAACGTCCAATCAATTTCTTTATTCGCTAACGTGTATAAATACTCTTGCATGTCATATTCACTATCGTAAATACCTAATAATTGCTTTGCGACGCGTGAATATTGTAATTCGCCATTCGTTTCCAAATAGATTGGTCTTGTATGTAATTTTGTTGAAATGATTTCTTCCCATGTTTTTAAATTGTCTTCAAAATCATGTGGTTTAAATCGCATCATTCCTTCACTCCAGTCTGCAAATCATTAAGCTTCTCTATAATATACGTTTAAGGTAGAAGTTTAGTTTCATTTATCATAGCAAATTTTTGTACTTTCCCAAAACGTAAACAATCTCACCCCATATAAAGATAAAAAGACCACAAAACGTTTAATAAATGCCTTGTGGTCAGAATTATTTACAATTTAAACTTTCGAGCTGTTTCGTTTAAAGTTTCCGCCATTGTTGCTAAGTTGACGGCACTATTTGTAATTTCATCCATTGAACTCGCTGCTTGTTGAATGGTTGCTGACGTTTCTTCAATACCCGCAGCAGACTGCTCTGATACAGCGGCAATTTCATCAACTGATTTATTAATTGTCCCAGTATTATGCACGACGTCCTCAAGCTTTTCTGACATATTTTCAATGCGCTCCGACATCGCATAAACCGCTTCAGCAATTTGTGTAAATGTTGCGCCTGTAGAAGCAATTTGTGTTGTGCCTTTTGCTACTTCCTCGTAGCCATTTTCTAAAGATGTAGTCACTATTACAGAGTCTTTTTGAATCTTTTGTACAATGTTTGTAATATCGCCAACTGAAACAGCTACTTGCTCTGCTAGTTTACGGACCTCATCTGCAACGACTGCAAACCCTTTTCCATGCTCACCCGCGCGTGCAGCTTCAATGGCCGCATTAAGTGCTAATAAATTCGTTTGATCCGCAATATTATGAATGACAGAAACTAATGTTGAAATTTCTTGTGTTTGTTTGCTTAATTCATCTACATTTACAACCGCATCTTTTACAATATGGTCAATTGTCATCATTTGATTCGTTGAGGCTTCCATCAAACCTCTACCTTCTTCGGTTAGTTTCATCACTTCATCTGAGTAATGATTAACTTCATTACTACTTGTACTTACATCCGTTACCTTTGTTGTAAAGTCCGTCATCGCTGTCGCAACATCCGAGGCATTACTTGCTTGAATTTCGGTACCGCTTGCAATTTCGGTAACTGTATCTACTATTTGTTCAGTGCCTGTTTTCACTTCTGTTGCCGATTGCATCAGTTCTTCACTATGTGCAGCAACGTCATTTGATACCGTTTGAATATCCTTTAATAATCCATTCATCGTCTTTGTCATACTATTTGTAGCCTCTGTTAGTTGACCAATTTCATCTCTTGAATTCACTTCTAATGCTGGTTCACTTAAGTCTCCATCAGCAATTTGTTGCATACGCTTTGTAACGACCTTAATAGGTTTTGAGATAATTCGCGCACAAACGATTGCCGTTAATATTGAAATAATCACAATCACAATCCCAACAACCACACTTGCAACTTGCGAAGTTTCTCCATCTTTTATTACAACTTCTCCAGAAACACTAATGGATTGTTTTGTTTCATTGGCTAACTTTTCAAAGCCTTGACGAATTTCTGTTCCTTTATCGTCCATCGCTACTAAATTACGATACGCTAAATCCGCCTTCCCTTGATCGTACACTTCAAATACATCTTTTAAAATAGAGTCACTCCACTCTTTCACCATCACAGAGTATTTGTTGAACTCATCTGATTCCGTAAGTGTTAAGCGAATTTCCTCATTTTTAAGCGCCCGTTCCTTATTTTCCGCAAAAATTTCTTTATATTCTTCATTACCCGATAATACATAACCTCTCGCCGCAGCAATACGTAATCCAACAGTTGAAGCTAATTCATAATCTGCAATTAATAGTTGTAAATCTTCCTCAACAATATTTTTCGTCGCCTGATTACTTTGACTCGTTGAATACACATTGTATCCAATATTTAAACAAATGATCGCTACTATTAAACTAAACGCAAATATAATTCTTGCATTAACCGTCTTAAAATTCAGCATTCTATCTCTCCTCGTTTCTTCTAAATTCTAGATTAATAATTTGAAAATTTCTTTCACTTATATATCGTAGTTTTTTTATATAAAGTTTAATTAATATACCCTCATTATTTAAAAAATTATCATTTTCACATTCTATTAGCACGAATATAACAATTAAACTGCATTCAAATTGATAATTACATAATTTTATCACTTTCTCAGTAAATATGTAATTTTCCTTCTAAAATACATACAAAACCTCAGGACTTATACAATGCTTTAAAAATATATTTAACTATCTGGATTGATTAGCTATTCCCCATTCAAAATCCCGAAGTACTTATTTATTAGAATTTCGAGGATAATTGTATTGTCTGGATTATCAACATACAATTATTAAAAGGGGGATGATTGTATAAATGAAGAAATACTTGAAGGAGTTCGGAACTTTTCCAGATGTCACTGTCATGTTATTAATTTTATTCGTGTGCGCTTCTTTCACCGTCCCATATGTGCTTCATTTTTGGACGTGGGTTGCTTTAGCTGCGGGGATGCTGACGTATGCTACGAGTGAATATATAATCCACCGATTTTTATTTCATATTAAGAAGCCAGAAAATCCGTACATGCTGAAGGTGATTAAGCGGTTACATTATGACCACCATGTTGATCCAGACAATTTAAAACTATTATTTTTACCGTTATGGTTTAGTATCCCAGGTTTTGTGATTTATAGCCTTATAGCTTTCCTATTAACGGATAGCACAAGTTTGACACTCGCATTTGCAACTGGCTTGGTCGCTTACTTCCTTTATTATGAGTGGAAGCACTATATCGCACACAGACCGATTCAACCTCGAACGAAATTAGGCAAAAACATAAAAAAACATCATCTATTACATCACTTTAAAAATGAAAATTACTGGTTCGGTGTCACACATACATCGCTCGATAAAACATTGGGCACGTTTAAAGTGAGCAAGGATGTTGCCAAAAGCCAAACTGCGCGTGATTTGGAGAAACGGGTATAAACAAACTCTTCATTTTATTTGTTATGGTAGATTGTCTTATTACTAGGCAAGCTTCTCCCACTTATAGTGGCGACAGATGCTTGCTTATTCGTTTATATAGAAGGATTCATTTTTTTCTAACAACAAAAATCATCTCCCTATCGTTCGGGGAGATGATTCGCACAGTTTCATTATTTCTTTTTAATCGTAATGGTCCAAGCAGCTTCTCCTACTTGCTCATACTCTGTTACTTCATGCCCCTCTTCAGCTGCCCAGCGAGGTATAGATTCTGTCCCTTGTGTACAATCAAATTGCACTTCAAGTTCGTCACCCGAATTTAAATCTTTTATGGCCTCTTTTGCTTCTACTAAAGGAAATGGACAAACCATCCCCATTACTTCTAATGTCTTTTTCATATTAAACACTCCTTTTTATGATGCTGTCGCAACTTGAACAGCTTGCTTTGCCTTTTTACGTGGACGAACGAATACAAAATAAGAAGCGGTCCATGTACCTAATATTGTAAACCCTAATGAAATCCAACCTTGCCAAGTCATCATAGCTGTCATGACTAAACCGTTACCAATTGAACAGCCCCCCGCTAATCCTGCACCAAAGCCCATCATTAGACCTCCACCAAAACTGCTAATGGCTGTTTTCGTATCCGGCATACGGAATCGGAATTCGCCGCTCATTTTCGCAGCAAATAATGACCCCAAGAAAATACCAAGCACTAGGAAAACGCCCCAGTTGATGAAGCTAATTTCACCTGTCACTAAAAATTGTAAAATGTTCGCTGACGGTGTAGTAATTCCTAATCCACCTATACGCCCAGTAGCGACACTTAATGGCCATGCTAATGTTGCAATGACCCCAATGATTGCAGCAGTTGCAAACGGATTCCAACGTTTTTCAAATAAAATATGTGCTAAGCCCGTCTTTTTTGGCTTTAAACCTGGAATTTTTAATCGTGGCTTTTTTAGCTCACGGTACATAATAATTGAAACAATACCTACAAAAATCGCAATGACGATCCAATTATTGATACCGAATGTGTCGGCGATTGAATTTGTTTCAATGCGTGTTTCTTTAACAGCTGTATCGATTGGTAACAGTACACCTGACTTCATCATTGCAGCTACGAGCATGTAACCAGCTAAAGCAATCCAACTACCAAGTAACCCTTCACCCGCACGATACCAAGTACCCGTTGCACAGCCCCCAGCAAAAATAATGCCAAGTCCGAAAATAAATGAACCTACAATAACCGCCACAACCGGTAAACTACCTGCACTAAATTCAAAGATACCTAAACTGATTAATGTATACACGCCAACACTTTGAATGGCAATCGCAAGAAGTAATGCATAAAACATGCGATTATTTTTCACCAAGTACATGTCACGAAATCCACCTGTTAAACAAAAGCGCCCTCGTTGCATAACAAATCCGAGTAACGCTCCACAAATTAGTCCTGAAATAATCATTTGAATCATATAACCACACCTTTCTCAATACCTTAGTAATCTTATCTGTTATAATACCACCTAACTTACTATGAATTCAACCGCTTTTATAAAATATTCTAAAAATTTAAAATCCATATTTGTTTTCGCAGTTAAAATAATGACAGCCCCCATTGATGGATTAAATCAACGGGGCCTTTTATTGTTGATAATTCACTTTACTCGTCGTAATTACACATAATTCAATTGTCATAATTTTCACGTTTTTAAATTATATATAAATATCGTGATAAAATAAAACGAAAAATAATTCCATAAAAAGGATAAGGTGATTTATGAAGTTGATAATGGAAAATAAAGAGCAAACAATTTTTGATCATGTAGGAAATAAAATAATATTGGATAGAGAAATTGATATTCTCACTCGATTGGAAGAACCATTGATCGTGACTTTAAGTAATGTTTTAAGCAATGAAGAATGCGATGAACTCATTCGTTTATCAAAAGATAAATTGCAGCGTTCCAAAATCGGCGCTACACGTGAAGTCAATGCACAGAGGACAAGTAGCAGCATGTTTTTTGAAGAAAGTGAAAACGAATTGATTACGACCATTGAACAAAGAATCTCTTCTATTATGAATATTCCTATTGAACACGGAGAAGGTATCCAAATCCTTCAGTATACACCGGGGCAAGAGTATAAGGCTCATTATGATTTCTTTTCATCAACTAGTAAATTAGCAAATAATAATCGAATTAGCACGCTCGTTATGTACTTAAATGATGTCGAAGAAGGGGGCGAAACCTTCTTCCCAAAACTGAATTTATCCGTAATACCACAAAAGGGAATGGCGGTTTATTTCGAGTATTTTTATAACGACGAAAATGTAAACGAGTTAACATTACACGGAGGCGCACCTGTTATTACGGGTGAAAAGTGGGTTGCGACACAGTGGATGCGAAAGCAAAAAATAAGATAAAAAAATTAAGCCCGAGCATTTTAGCTCAGGCTTAATTTTTTATTTTATAGAACCTCTACCTGCCCCATCATCCCGTTTTCTTCGTGCTCAAGGATGTGACAGTGGAACATATAAATCCCTTTATTATTGAACTTTACCGCTAACTTAAATGTTTCTCCAGCGTCAATGGCGATCGTATCTTTCCAACCTTGTTCGCTCGCTGGTGGTTCTTTACCATCAATAGATACGATTTTAAACTGTGTCCCATGAATATGGAACGGATGCGTCATGCCACCCATCATATCTGGCTTATTGTAAATTTCCCAAATTTCTGTGTCTCCTTGTTTTTGCGTAAAGTCAATTCGGTTCATATCAAATTGCTTATTATTAATCGTTACCATTCTGCCCATCCCAAAAAGCTCAAGCTTCTTCGTAACAGGTAAATTTCTTTCCTCATCTGTAACATGATAGTTATTTAAATTTACCGCTATTTCATCTGAGCCATTTGTTTTTTGTTCATTAATCGTAAATGGTAATAAAATGGCGCCGCTTTCATTTAATAGTGCAATATCACTCGCTGCATCATATTTCGAAAAGTCTACAATAATTTCAGCGCGTTCACCTGGAGTTAACGTAATTTCTTGCAAATCATTTGGTTTATTGACAAAACCGCCATCTGTCGCAATTTGTTGGAATGTATCCCCCGTATTTAGTCGATACGTATAATTCCGCGCGTTCGATCCATTTACTAAACGCAAACGAACCTTTTCTTTACCTACTGTAAGCCTCGGATTAATGGTACCGTTTATTAACAGCGTATCACCAATCGTTCCATCCTCATTGCGCACAAGTTGGTAATTTAATTGCTTATTGTCATCAAATTGCTTATCTTGGAAAACTAAAGGGAAATCATTCACACCATAATCATTTGGTAATCCATTTGTTTTCGTTTGCTGATCCTCCACATAAATCAATCCCGCTAACCCTTCATATACTTGCGATGCCGTTGCTCCTTCAGGATGTGGATGAAACCATAATGTTGCCGCTCCTTGATCCACCGTAAATTTTACATCCTTCGTTTCGCCCGGCTTCACATGATTGTGTGGACCGCCATCACCTGCTCCTGGAATATCTAGTCCATGCCAATGAAATGTTGTCGTTTCATCCAACTCATTTTTCGTTCTAAATGTAACCTCTTCCCCTTCATTCACTTGAAGTACAGGTCCTAAAAATGAGCCATTATAGCCTAATGTTTTTGTTTGAATACCGTCGAAAATTTCCGTTTGCCCACTTTGCGCAGTAATCGGATAAATATTCCCTCCTCCATCTTGTGGTTTCAATAATGGTGGAATCGCAAGTTCATTTTCTCCAGTTGAATTATTTAGTGCGAGCGGATTCGTATGGCTCATGTGACCGTTCTCCATCTCACCAGCCATATTATGCATTTCATCCTCAGACATATTCTGGTGATCCATCATGTCATGCGACTCCGATTTCCCCACACTACACCCACCAAGCAATGCAGCACTAAGCAATATTCCAATAACTTTTGTCGATGATTTCATACTGTTCCTCCTCATAATTCTTATATCTCAAAGATAACAAACAATTATGGAGAAAATATGGAGAGGTAACGCATAATCACCAATATGTAATTGTATCCAATATGCCGATGATAATTAGGAGAACACCAGCGACTTTTTGAATTAACCGTCCGATTTTCATACTCTTTTTCATAATAATTCCTCTTACGCCAAAGTACCAAATAAGCCCTAAAATGATGAGCAGCGGCAAAGACGTCATAACGCCGAATATAGCAGGCAATACAATGCCATAAGGTGTGGCAATAACGGTCGGCATTAGCCATACAAAAAAGAGGACAAACATTGTCGGACAAAATGCCATTGCAAAGCTAGCTCCAAGTAAAAAGGAACCCATTTTCCCTTGCTTTAAAATCTTTGGCATATATTTTGAAAGCCCATCAAGAAACCGCAACTTTAAAAAGCCAAGTAAAACTAATCCCGTCACGATGAACAGTGGGCCCATTGCTTTACGGAATACCGGAAAATATTCTGTCAGCTTTGTCTCAAATGACTGCCCAAAAACCCAAGCAAGCAAACCAATG is part of the Solibacillus sp. FSL K6-1523 genome and harbors:
- a CDS encoding methyl-accepting chemotaxis protein, whose product is MLNFKTVNARIIFAFSLIVAIICLNIGYNVYSTSQSNQATKNIVEEDLQLLIADYELASTVGLRIAAARGYVLSGNEEYKEIFAENKERALKNEEIRLTLTESDEFNKYSVMVKEWSDSILKDVFEVYDQGKADLAYRNLVAMDDKGTEIRQGFEKLANETKQSISVSGEVVIKDGETSQVASVVVGIVIVIISILTAIVCARIISKPIKVVTKRMQQIADGDLSEPALEVNSRDEIGQLTEATNSMTKTMNGLLKDIQTVSNDVAAHSEELMQSATEVKTGTEQIVDTVTEIASGTEIQASNASDVATAMTDFTTKVTDVSTSSNEVNHYSDEVMKLTEEGRGLMEASTNQMMTIDHIVKDAVVNVDELSKQTQEISTLVSVIHNIADQTNLLALNAAIEAARAGEHGKGFAVVADEVRKLAEQVAVSVGDITNIVQKIQKDSVIVTTSLENGYEEVAKGTTQIASTGATFTQIAEAVYAMSERIENMSEKLEDVVHNTGTINKSVDEIAAVSEQSAAGIEETSATIQQAASSMDEITNSAVNLATMAETLNETARKFKL
- a CDS encoding sterol desaturase family protein, which gives rise to MKKYLKEFGTFPDVTVMLLILFVCASFTVPYVLHFWTWVALAAGMLTYATSEYIIHRFLFHIKKPENPYMLKVIKRLHYDHHVDPDNLKLLFLPLWFSIPGFVIYSLIAFLLTDSTSLTLAFATGLVAYFLYYEWKHYIAHRPIQPRTKLGKNIKKHHLLHHFKNENYWFGVTHTSLDKTLGTFKVSKDVAKSQTARDLEKRV
- a CDS encoding sulfurtransferase TusA family protein, with amino-acid sequence MKKTLEVMGMVCPFPLVEAKEAIKDLNSGDELEVQFDCTQGTESIPRWAAEEGHEVTEYEQVGEAAWTITIKKK
- a CDS encoding YeeE/YedE family protein, with the translated sequence MIQMIISGLICGALLGFVMQRGRFCLTGGFRDMYLVKNNRMFYALLLAIAIQSVGVYTLISLGIFEFSAGSLPVVAVIVGSFIFGLGIIFAGGCATGTWYRAGEGLLGSWIALAGYMLVAAMMKSGVLLPIDTAVKETRIETNSIADTFGINNWIVIAIFVGIVSIIMYRELKKPRLKIPGLKPKKTGLAHILFEKRWNPFATAAIIGVIATLAWPLSVATGRIGGLGITTPSANILQFLVTGEISFINWGVFLVLGIFLGSLFAAKMSGEFRFRMPDTKTAISSFGGGLMMGFGAGLAGGCSIGNGLVMTAMMTWQGWISLGFTILGTWTASYFVFVRPRKKAKQAVQVATAS
- a CDS encoding 2OG-Fe(II) oxygenase — protein: MKLIMENKEQTIFDHVGNKIILDREIDILTRLEEPLIVTLSNVLSNEECDELIRLSKDKLQRSKIGATREVNAQRTSSSMFFEESENELITTIEQRISSIMNIPIEHGEGIQILQYTPGQEYKAHYDFFSSTSKLANNNRISTLVMYLNDVEEGGETFFPKLNLSVIPQKGMAVYFEYFYNDENVNELTLHGGAPVITGEKWVATQWMRKQKIR
- a CDS encoding multicopper oxidase family protein, which produces MKSSTKVIGILLSAALLGGCSVGKSESHDMMDHQNMSEDEMHNMAGEMENGHMSHTNPLALNNSTGENELAIPPLLKPQDGGGNIYPITAQSGQTEIFDGIQTKTLGYNGSFLGPVLQVNEGEEVTFRTKNELDETTTFHWHGLDIPGAGDGGPHNHVKPGETKDVKFTVDQGAATLWFHPHPEGATASQVYEGLAGLIYVEDQQTKTNGLPNDYGVNDFPLVFQDKQFDDNKQLNYQLVRNEDGTIGDTLLINGTINPRLTVGKEKVRLRLVNGSNARNYTYRLNTGDTFQQIATDGGFVNKPNDLQEITLTPGERAEIIVDFSKYDAASDIALLNESGAILLPFTINEQKTNGSDEIAVNLNNYHVTDEERNLPVTKKLELFGMGRMVTINNKQFDMNRIDFTQKQGDTEIWEIYNKPDMMGGMTHPFHIHGTQFKIVSIDGKEPPASEQGWKDTIAIDAGETFKLAVKFNNKGIYMFHCHILEHEENGMMGQVEVL
- a CDS encoding urease accessory protein UreH domain-containing protein, coding for MYSWLSQISQTISGPVSTFLHSYEHSPIIIAILLGLIGALAPCQLTGNMSAITLYGNRAIQMDNNWGEIIAFMFGKVVVYTSIGLLAWVFGQSFETKLTEYFPVFRKAMGPLFIVTGLVLLGFLKLRFLDGLSKYMPKILKQGKMGSFLLGASFAMAFCPTMFVLFFVWLMPTVIATPYGIVLPAIFGVMTSLPLLIILGLIWYFGVRGIIMKKSMKIGRLIQKVAGVLLIIIGILDTITYW